From the Micromonospora lupini genome, one window contains:
- a CDS encoding saccharopine dehydrogenase family protein: MAGERTYDVVLFGATGFTGGLTAEYLARHAPPGLRWALAGRNADRLAAVRDRLAAIDPTLTDLPLLTADVTDAGSLRAVAESARVVASTVGPYVHHGEPLVAACARAGTDYLDITGESEFVDLMYVRHHAEATATGARLVHACGFDSIPHDLGVWFTVKQLPADVPITVDGYVRAGGRFSAGTYHSALTAFARTGEASRAARARRAVEPRPTDRRVRSVPGKLARSTELGIWTVPLPTIDPQVIRRSASARPEYGPDFRYRHFAAVKRLPTVLVSAVGLGALVGLVKVPPTRRWLLGRLASGQGPTPQQRASSWFRVRFVGVGGGRRVVTEVAGGDPGYDETAKMLAESALCLALDDLPPTAGQLSPVAAMGDALLDRLVRAGLTFRVLKQDESAPTPPVAAGPEAATRDAEPAA, from the coding sequence ATGGCTGGGGAGCGGACGTACGACGTGGTGCTGTTCGGGGCGACCGGCTTCACCGGCGGGCTGACGGCCGAGTACCTGGCCCGGCACGCGCCGCCCGGGTTGCGGTGGGCGCTGGCCGGGCGCAACGCGGATCGCCTCGCCGCCGTGCGCGACCGGCTCGCGGCGATCGACCCCACGCTCACCGACCTGCCGCTGCTCACCGCCGACGTGACCGATGCCGGGTCGCTGCGCGCCGTGGCGGAGAGCGCCCGGGTGGTCGCCAGCACCGTCGGCCCGTACGTCCACCACGGGGAGCCCCTGGTCGCGGCCTGCGCCCGAGCCGGCACCGACTACCTGGACATCACCGGGGAGTCGGAGTTCGTCGACCTGATGTACGTCCGCCACCACGCCGAGGCGACCGCCACCGGCGCCCGGCTGGTGCACGCCTGCGGGTTCGACTCCATCCCCCACGACCTGGGCGTCTGGTTCACCGTGAAGCAACTGCCCGCCGACGTCCCGATCACGGTCGACGGCTACGTCCGCGCCGGTGGCCGGTTCTCCGCCGGGACGTACCATTCCGCGCTCACCGCGTTCGCCCGCACCGGGGAGGCCAGCCGGGCCGCCCGGGCCCGCCGGGCGGTCGAGCCGCGCCCCACCGACCGCCGGGTCCGTTCGGTACCCGGCAAGCTGGCCCGCTCGACGGAGCTGGGCATCTGGACCGTGCCGCTGCCGACAATCGACCCGCAGGTGATCCGCCGCTCGGCGTCGGCCCGCCCGGAGTACGGCCCGGACTTCCGCTACCGGCACTTCGCCGCCGTGAAGCGGCTGCCGACCGTGCTTGTCAGCGCGGTGGGGCTCGGCGCGCTTGTCGGCCTGGTGAAGGTGCCGCCCACCCGGCGCTGGCTGCTCGGGCGGCTCGCCTCCGGGCAGGGTCCGACCCCGCAGCAGCGGGCGTCGTCCTGGTTCCGGGTCCGGTTCGTCGGCGTCGGCGGCGGGCGGCGCGTGGTCACCGAGGTCGCGGGCGGCGACCCGGGCTACGACGAGACGGCGAAGATGCTCGCCGAGTCGGCGCTGTGCCTGGCGCTCGACGACCTGCCGCCGACCGCCGGCCAGCTCAGCCCGGTCGCCGCGATGGGTGACGCGCTGCTGGACCGGCTGGTCCGGGCCGGGCTCACCTTCCGGGTGCTGAAGCAGGACGAGAGCGCCCCGACGCCGCCTGTGGCGGCCGGACCGGAGGCGGCGACGCGGGACGCGGAGCCGGCGGCTTGA
- a CDS encoding MerR family transcriptional regulator encodes MPGVVSDLHSIGELARASGLTVSALRFYDSAGVLTPALVDPTTGYRWYTDEQIGPARLVAGLRRVGMPVPEIAAAVRAAPAEVHRLLDAHLRRLADGLADARREMVRLRALVDPAPTTVTTLLLSPADLAAALDAVRFAVGVDPELPALSGVLLDVEPDGVRLVATDRHRLALARAGAAVDGPPVRVLVPVDLVDRLRLLLDTADARPVRLGVEGVDLRAEVAGRTLTGTALPYDFPDYRRLLREAVGERPAAYRIPVDVGALRAALRDPAAPTLAREYAGTPLAVSVLGLDDSGGLRLLHPAELSTAELSTAEPGAAEPGAAEPGAEPRGGLRFGVNGAYLLDALDAAGGPQLVLEVDGPIAPLAVRRPNDEDTFSVLMPIRL; translated from the coding sequence ATGCCCGGCGTGGTGAGCGACCTGCACAGCATCGGCGAGTTGGCCCGGGCCAGCGGCCTGACCGTCAGCGCGCTGCGCTTCTACGACTCGGCGGGCGTGCTGACGCCGGCCCTTGTCGACCCGACGACGGGTTACCGCTGGTACACCGACGAGCAGATCGGCCCGGCCCGGCTGGTCGCGGGGCTGCGCCGGGTCGGCATGCCGGTGCCCGAGATCGCCGCCGCCGTCCGCGCCGCGCCGGCCGAGGTGCACCGACTGCTCGACGCGCACCTGCGCCGGCTGGCCGACGGGTTGGCCGACGCCCGCCGCGAGATGGTCCGGCTCCGGGCCCTGGTCGACCCCGCGCCCACGACTGTGACCACGCTGCTCCTCTCCCCCGCCGACCTGGCCGCCGCGCTCGACGCGGTGCGCTTCGCCGTCGGCGTCGACCCGGAGCTGCCGGCGCTGTCCGGGGTGCTGCTCGACGTCGAGCCGGACGGTGTGCGGCTGGTCGCCACCGACAGGCACCGGCTCGCGCTGGCCCGCGCCGGCGCCGCCGTCGACGGGCCGCCCGTGCGGGTGCTCGTGCCTGTCGACCTCGTCGACCGGCTGCGCCTGCTGCTCGACACCGCCGACGCCCGGCCGGTGCGGCTCGGCGTGGAAGGCGTCGACCTGCGGGCGGAGGTGGCAGGTCGGACGCTGACGGGCACCGCCCTGCCGTACGACTTTCCCGACTACCGTCGGCTGCTGCGCGAGGCGGTCGGGGAACGGCCGGCCGCGTACCGCATCCCGGTGGACGTGGGGGCGCTGCGGGCGGCGCTGCGCGACCCGGCTGCTCCCACGCTGGCCCGCGAGTACGCCGGCACGCCGCTGGCGGTCTCCGTCCTCGGCCTCGACGACTCCGGCGGTCTGCGCCTGCTGCACCCCGCCGAGCTGTCCACCGCCGAGCTGTCCACGGCCGAGCCGGGCGCGGCCGAGCCGGGCGCGGCCGAGCCGGGCGCGGAGCCGAGAGGCGGGCTGCGGTTCGGGGTGAACGGCGCGTACCTGCTCGACGCGCTGGACGCGGCCGGTGGCCCGCAACTGGTGCTGGAGGTGGACGGGCCCATCGCCCCGCTGGCCGTGCGCCGCCCGAACGACGAGGACACCTTCTCCGTGTTGATGCCGATCCGGCTGTAG